The nucleotide sequence AGCGCCACCTGTCCGCCCGCCTCACAGGCGGCGCGATCGTCGGTTTCGGTGAACACCGCCCGGCCCTCACCATGGGCCACGGCGATCGGCAGCCGGGCGCCGGCAAGGCCGTCGAAGAACAGCGATCGCGACGGCGGCACTTCGACCATGGTCCAACGCGCTTCGAACTGCTCGCTGCGATTGCGGCGGAACGTCGGCCAGTGCTCGGCACCCGGCACCAGCGACTTCAGCGCCGCGAACATCTGGCAGCCATTGCAGATGCCCAGGGCGAACCGGTCCGGCGAGGCCAGAAACTCGGCGAAAGCCGCCCGTGCCTGCGGGTTGAACAGGATGGACTTGGCCCAGCCCTGGCCGGCGCCGAGCACATCACCGTAGGAAAAACCGCCGCAGGCCACCAAGCCGGCGAAATCCATCAGGGCGACGCGCCCGCCGAGCACATCGCTCATGTGCACGTCGATGCTGTCGAAGCCGGCGCGATCAAACGCCCAGGCCATTTCCGCATGACTGTTGACACCCTGCTCGCGGAGAATCGCCACTTTCGGCCGGCCACGCAGCACGGGGACCGGCGCCAGCGCTAGCGGCAACGACACCGTGAGGCCGGGATCGGCATCGTCCGCCAACGCCTCGTAAGCCTCGCGGGCGCAGTCCGGATCGTCCCGCAGGGCCGCCATGCGGTAGCTGGTTTCCGCCCAGATCTGCTCCAGTTCGGCGCGTGATGCCGTGAAATGCTGGGCCCCGTTCATGCAGAAGCGCAGCGGCCCGTCGGCCTGGACGCTGCCGAGCCGCTGGATGGTCAGCCCGGCCGCCAGACCCTCACTGGCAAAGCGGTCGGCATCGGCTGCGCGAAGCTGCACCACCATGCCCAGCTCTTCGGCGAACAACTGGCCCAGCAGGTCGCCCTGCGGCAGGTCGATGTACAGGCCGCAACGGCCAGCAAACGCCATTTCGCAGAGGGTGACGAACAGGCCACCGTCACTGCGATCGTGATAGGCCAGCACCTGTCCATCAGCATTCCAGCGCTGCAGCAGGTCCCAGGCCGCCCGTAGCTGCATGGGCTGGTCGAGGTCCGGTGCGATCTCGCCGAGTTCGCCGTAAACCTGCGCCAGGGCACTGCCACCGAGCCGGTTTCGGCCGTTTCCGAGGTCGACCAGCAGCAGCACGCTGTCGGCCTCCGGCTGCAGCTGCGGCGTCAGGCTGCGACGCACATCGGCCACCGGTGCGAACGCCGAGATGATCGCCGACACCGGCGCCGTCTGCTTCTGTTCGACACCGTCGGGCGAGGCCCACAGCGCCTTCATCGACAGCGAGTCCTTGCCCACCGGGATGGCGATGCCGAGCGACGGACACAGCTGCTCGCCGATTGCGCGCACCGCATCGAACAGGCGCGCATCCTCGTCATCGTTGCCGCAGGCCGCCATCCAGTTGGCGGACAACCGGACGTCGCCGAGCTTGGCAATCGATGCCGCCGCCAAATTGGTAAGCGCCTCGCCCACTGCCATGCGTGCCGATGCCGCGGCATCGAGCGCGGCCAGCAATGGCCGCTCGCCCATCGCCATCGCCTCACCGGTGGTGGCGGTGAACCCGGTTGCGGTGACCGCGCAATCGGCGACCGGCACCTGCCAGGGCCCGACCATCTGGTCGCGCACACTCAGGCCCCCGACGGTGCGATCGCCAATGGTGATCAGGAAATGCTTGGCAGCGACCGCGGGGAGTCGCAGCACCCGGCGCGCCGCCTCTTCCAGCGTGATTCGCGGCAACGGGCGGGTCAGCGGCGGCTGTCGGCGGGTGTTGCGCTGGAGACGGGGCGGCTTGCCCAGCAACACCGGCATCGGCATGTCGACCGGAAAGCTGCCGTCACGCGCATCCTCGACCCGCAGTTGCGGCTCGACGGTTGCGCGGCCGACCACAGCCATCGGGCAGCGCTCGCGAGTACAGGCTGCCTCGATCACGGCCAGGCCCTCGGGCCGGATCGCCAGCACATACCGCTCCTGGCTTTCGTTGCACCAGATTTCCATCGGCGACAGCGCCGGGTCGGCCGACTGCACGTCACGCAGCTGAAAGTGACCGCCGCGTCCATCGGCGTCCACCAGCTCCGGCAAGGCGTTGGAAATGCCGCCGGCGCCGACGTCGTGTATCGACAGAATGGGGTTGTCGGCACCGAGGCGCCAACAGGCATCAATCACCTCCTGGCAGCGCCGTTCCAGTTCCGGATTGGCGCGCTGCACACTGGCAAAGTCGAGCGCTTCCGAGGAACTGCCGGTGGCCATCGAGCTGGCTGCGCCGCCTCCCAGGCCGATCAGCATGGCGGGGCCGCCGAGCACCAGCAGCAGCGCGCCGTCGACCACCGGCAGCTTGTCGACATGGCCATCGCGGACACTACCGAAACCGCCGGCGATCATGATCGGCTTGTGATACCCGCGATTGCGGCCGTCCGCGGTCACCAGCTCCACGGTGCGGAAGTAGCCGTTGAGACAGGGCCGCCCGAACTCGTTGTTGTAGGCGGCAGCCCCGATGGGGGCCTCGAGCATGATGTCCAGTGCCGGTGCCATCCGCGACGGTGTCGACAGATCGGCCTCCCACGGCTGGGAAAAGCCGGGAATGCGGAGGTTGGCGGTGGTGAAACCGACCAGTCCGGCCTTGGGCTTGCCACCGCGGCCGGTGGCGGCCTCATCCCGAATCTCGCCGCCACTGCCAGTAGCGGCTCCGGGGTCGGGGCTGATTCCGGTGGGGTGGTTATGGGTCTCCACTTTCATCAGCATGTGCACGGGTTCGTCATGTCCGCGCCAGACACCATCGGCATCGGGAAACCAGCGCATCGCGGTGGGGCCCGCCACCACCGCAGCATTATCCTTGTAGGCGGACAACACACCCTCGGGCGCGGCGGCATGGGTCATGCGGATCATCTGGAACAGCGAGTGCGGCTGGCGCTCACCGTCGACGGTGAACTCGGCGTTGAAAATCTTGTGCCGGCAGTGCTCGCTGTTGACCTGGGCGAACATCATGAGCTCGGCGTCGGTCGGGTTGCGGCCCGAGGTCCGGGCATGCGCGGCAAGGTAGTCGATCTCGTCGTCCGACAAGGCCAGACCCCAATCGGTGTTGGCGGCGGCGAGTGCCGCACGGCCGCCGCCCAGCACGTCAACCACCCGCAGTGGTCGTGACGGCTGAACGGCAAACAGTTGCGACAGCGCGGCCGGATCCTCCAGCACTGATTCCATCATCGGATCATGCAGGGCGGCACGTTGCACGGGCGTGAGCGCGGTACACCCGCGCAAGGCCACCACCCGACCCCGTTCGATGCGACGGATTCCGTCCAGCCCGGCGACACGGGCAATGTCCGTGGCCTTGCTCGACCAGGGCGACACGGTGCCCACCCGCGGCACCACGTAGAGGGTCAGGTCGCCTTGCGGCAGCGCATCGACGCCGGGGCCCAGCAACTCTCTCAGACGTCCGGAGTCGGCCTCACCCTCGACCAGAAAACACTCGCAGACGTCGATGTCCGACGATCGCAGTCCCAGCGCGGCGGCCAGTCGTTCCAGACGGAAGGCGGAGAGCGGCGGCAGTCCGCTGATCAGTTGCACGGGCATGGGCTTCAGGCATCGGGGAGCAAGCCGCCATTGTCCCATTTTTCGGCGCGCCGATGCCGCGTCGGGCCATCAGGCCACCAGGTCACACCAAGCCAGACCGGCGCCCTGATCGGCACAGCGACACCAGGCCGGATCGTCTTCCAGCACATCGATGATGGCCGCCCGCGCCAGCGCCGGCGTGTTGTTCACCTCGGACAGGTGGGTGAGGATCAGGTGCTGCAGGCGGCGGCGATCCAGGCGCTGCAACAGCGCGGCCGACTGCCGGTTGGAGAGGTGACCGAAATCACCGCCCACCCGCTGCTTGAGGCGATAGGGATACGGGCCGTCGGCGAGCATCTGCGGATCATGGTTGCACTCCAGCAGTAGCGCATCGCAGCCATCCAGGCGGGCGACCACATGCGGCGTCACGTGGCCGAGGTCGGAAATCACCCCCAGCCAGCGGCTGCCATGTCCGATCCGGTACTGGCAGGGTTGCGCTGCATCGTGGGGCACCGCAAACGGTTCGATGTCGAGGGCGCCAATGGTGAACCCATGGTCGGGGTCAAACCGACGAATGTCGGGAACCGCGTCGTCATGCCAGACCCGTGCCGTACCGTGGGTCAGGTAAACCGGTGTCCGGTAGCGTCGCGCCAGTCGCCCAACCCCGCCGAGATGGTCACCGTGCTCATGGGTCACCAGAATGGCGTCCAGCTGCCCCCCCTCAAGGCCGAGACGGGCCAGCCGCTGCTCGGTGTCCTTGAGGGTGAACCCGCAGTCGATCAACACCCGGGTGCCGCCCGCCTCGACCACGGTGCCATTGCCCTTGCTGCCGGAACCGAGGGAGGCGAAGCGCATCAGCCCCGCGGCCCGCTCGGGTACAACGGGAACGGCATGATCTTGCCGCTGTCACCGGCATCGGTCACCCGTGCCGGGCCCTGGCGACTGACTTCGTCGATGCGGATCACCGAGTGAACCGGCAGATAGAACCGCTCGACACCATCAAACTGCGCCTTCAATTTTTCTTCGCCGGGGTCCACCACCACCGTGCTGCGCTCGCCGAACACCAGCTTGCCGATCTCGACGAAGCCCAGCAGGTTGCCGTGGCTCACCTCGCGCGCGTAAATCTCGAATATCTGGTCGTGATTGCGAAAGCTGACGCGGTAAAGACGGGCGGGCGTACTCATATAGTTCGATATTTTATCACTGACGCTCAAGCCGGCAGCGGAATGAACTCGGTTTCGCCGGGCACGGCCGCAAAGCGCTGCGCCTTCCAGTCCGCCTTGGCTTGCTCGATGCGTTCGGGACGGGTCGAGACGAAGTTCCAGACGATGTGCCGGGTTTCCGGATAGGGCTGCCCGCCAACGATGACCACCCGCGCACCTTCACTGCTGGTCAGCAGCAGGTCGCGGGTCGCATCCACCACCATCAGGTGATGCTGCGGCAGCGGTTCGGAATCGACCGCGAGGCTGCCGCTGGCGAGATAGAGCGCTCGGTCACCGACACCGGCCGGCATCCGCCAGGACGCACCGGGCGCCAGGGTGAGGACAGCAAACAAGGTTTCGGTACCGGTATCCACTGGCGAATGGCGGGCGCCCAACGCCCCGATCAGCAGGTGCAGCTCGCCGCCCTCGAACCGATCGACCGGCAACTCGGCAGCCGGATAGTGCATGAACGCAGGCTCTGCCTCTTCCGTCTCCACCGGCAACGCCATCCACATCTGGATCCCCTCGACCGCTTGCTGGCGGTCGCGGATATCGTCGGGAATGCGCTCCGAGTGCACCACGCCGCTTCCCGCCACCATCACATTCACCGCGCCTGGGTCGATCCGCTGCACCACACCCATGCTGTCGCGGTGCATGAACGCACCACTGAACAGGTAGGTGACGGTGGCCAGCCCGATATGCGGATGCGGGCGGACATCCCCTTCGGTGGTGCCCTGCGGAAACAGCGCCGGCCCCATGTGGTCGAGAAAGATGAACGGGCCGACCATCCACTGCTGCGCCGACGGCAGGATACGGCGGACCGGGAATCCGATATCCCGCGTTTGCGGCTTGATGACCTTGGACATGGGAGCTCCTGACAGGGGCGGGATGACGACCGCTAGGGTATCCAATCCGGGCGCTGGCGGCGCCGCTTCACGACGACAACAGCGCCTCGATGGCGTCAAGATCACCGCCATGGTTCTCGAGCAGGGCCACCAGCGTCCGCCCGACCGCCAGACCGGAACCGTTGAGCGTGTGCAGTAGCGCCGGTTTGCCGTTGTCGGGGCGATACCGGGCCAGCATGCGCCGCGCCTGGAAGTCTTCGAAGTTGGAGCAACTGCTGATCTCGCGATAGCGCTGCTGACTCGGCAGCCAGACCTCGATGTCATAGGTGCGGGCGGCGGCGAATCCCATGTCACCGGCACACAGCGCCATCACCCGATAGGGCAGGCCGAGCTTCTGCAGAATCGCCTCGGCATGCCCGGTGAGCGCTTCCAGCGCTGCCGCGGAATCCTCGGGTCTCACCGCCTGGACCAGCTCGACCTTCTCGAACTGGTGCTGGCGGATCATGCCGCGGGTGTCGCGACCGGCACTGCCGGCCTCGGACCGGAAGCACGGTGTGTGACAGACCCAACGGCGCGGCACTTCGGCGCTGTCAAGAATGACGTCGCGCAACAGGTTGGTGACCGGCACCTCGGCAGTGGGAATCAGGTACCAGTCATCGTCCCCTTCAAGGCGGAACAGGTCCTCCTTGAACTTCGGCAGCTGGCCGGTGCCCCGCAACGAAGCGGCGTTGACGATGTAGGGCACATAGAGCTCTTCGTAGCCATGCTCGCGGGTGTGAACGTCGAGCATGAACTGGGTGAGCTTGCGATGCAGCCGCGCCAGCTGGCCCCGCATGACAGTGAATCGCGCACCGGTCAGCTTGGCGGCGGCAGCGAAGTCCATCAGCCCCAGCCGCTCGCCGATATCGGCATGGTCTTCGGTCGCGGCCCCGACGGTGGGCGCCCCCCAGCGACGCAGCTCGACGTTGTCGTCTTCGTTGCGGCCATCGGGCACACCGTCCTGCGGCAGATTGGGCAGGCCCAGCGCCAGGGTCTCGAATTCGGCATTCACCGCGTCCAGCGCCGCAGCGTTGTCGCCGAGCTGGTGTTTCAACCGTTCCATGTCGGCCAGCACCGCCGAAACGTCGCCACCCTGGGCTTTCTGAATACCGATTTCCTTCGAGCGCCGGTTGCGCTCGGCCTGCAAGGCCTCGGTCTCCAGTTGCAGTTGCTTGCGACGGGCCTCCAGTGTCTCGAAGGCAGCGGCATCGAAGTCAAAGCCACGGCGGCCGAGCTGCTCGGCGATGCGCTGGGGCTCGGCACGCAGGCGTTTGGGGTCCAGCATGGGAAAGGCGTCCTGGTACGGCGAAAGAGCGCGGGATTATACCGACCCGCCCCGCCCACCCAGCGACAGCCCGAACGCGCAGGCGGCAAGGCACAACAGCAGGTGCAGGGCGACGTTGGCGAACGCGGCCGCCGGCTGCTCCCGCAGCAGCGCCAGGGTTTCGAGCGAAAATGCCGAGAAGGTGGTGAAGCCGCCGAGCAGGCCGGTCATCAGCCCGATCCGCAGCGGCTCGGGCCAGCCACGGGCAACGGCAAGCTGGGCGATCAGGCCGATGGCGAAGCTGCCGAGGACATTCACCGTCAAGGTCCACCAGGGCAGCGCACCGCCGACCCCGCGCATCGCCAGCGCGACGGCGAATCGCAGGCTGGCGCCAGCGGCACCCCCGAGCGCGACGGCAAACCACAGATTCATCGCCCGGCCCGCCGCGCGCGTAGCTGCGCCAGTTTCTCGGCGATGCGGATCTCCAGTCCCCGCGACACCGGCTGGTAGAACGTCTGGGGTGCCATGCCGTCGGGCCAGTAGGTCTGGGTCTGAGCATGACCGCCCTCGCTGTCCGGGTCGTACTGGTAGCCCTGACCGTAGCCCAGATCCTTCATCAGCCGGGTCGGCGCATTGCGCAGGTGCATCGGCACGTCCGCCGTGCCACCGTTCTGCACCGCCTGCCGTGCCGCCTTGTAGGCGGTATAGGCGGCGTTGCTCTTCGGCGCGCAGGCGAGGTAGACCACCACCTCGGCGATCGCCAGCTCCCCTTCGGGGCTGCCCTGGCGGTCGTAGGCCTCCCAGGCGGCAATGCACAGCGGCAGGGCCCGCGGATCGGCCAGCCCGATGTCTTCGCTGGCCATACGGGTGACCCGGCGGATCAGATAGCCGGGATCGCAGCCGCCATCCAGCATCCGTGCCAGCCAGTAGAGGGCGGCATCAGGATCGGAACCGCGCACGCTCTTGTGCAGCGCCGAGATCTGGTCATAGAACTGCTCGCCCTGCTTGTCGAAGCGCCGCAACCCGCGACCGATCAGCCGCTGCAGGCCGTCCTCGTCGAGCGCGACACCGGCGGACTGCCCGGCTACCACGGTCTCCAGCAGGATCAGTGCGCGCCGGCCATCACCGTCGGCCGCCTCGGCGATCTGCCGCAGCACCGTGTCGGGCAGCGCGCCGGGCGACTGCCCAAGGCCGCGCTCGGCATCCACCAGCGCCCGTCGCACCAGCCCTTCCAGCACCTCGACATCCAAGGCCTTCAGCACCATCACCCGCAGCCGTGACAACAGGGCGCTGTTGAGCTCGAACGAGGGGTTCTCGGTCGTGGCGCCGATCAGCGTCAACGCGCCACTTTCAACGAACGGAAGCAGCGCATCCTGCTGACTCTTGTTGAACCGATGAATCTCATCGATGAACAGCACCGTACGCTGCGGCAGGATTGCCTGTGCTTGCTCCACTGCCGCACGGATGTCCTTGACCCCGGCCAACACGGCCGAAAGCGTCAGGAAGCGGGCGTCGGTCACCGTCGACAACAAGCGTGCCAACGTGGTCTTGCCGACCCCCGGGGGGCCCCAGAACACCAGCGACGGCAGGTGGCCGGAGGCGATCAGGGCCGCCAGCGGCGCCCCTGGCGCCAGCAAGTGGTCCTGGCCGGTGACCTCGTCCAGCGTACGCGGGCGCATCCGTTCCGCCAGCGGCTGCGCCGCCGCCGCCGGCACGGTCTCGAACAGCGTCGCCGGTGACCGTGTCGGTGCAGAAGGCGCCGTCATCGCGGTCATCCGGCCGTGGTCACTGGATGTCGACCACGTCGACGCCGGCAGGCACGTCGAAACGGAATGCCTTGCCGGTCAGCGCCGGATTCAGGGTGACCTGCTCGAAACGGATTTCGGTGATTCCCCCCAGCGCATCGGCAAACACCATCCGCACCGGCGTCTGCGCCTGCATCCACAGGTCGATCCGCGAGAACTCACCGTCGTCGGTTTTCGGCGTCAGTCGCCAGCCGTCCTGCCCGCCTTCGGACGGCAGTGGCGCGATCTCAAAGGTGGTGGTCAGCGCCTGCCGGTCGGCCAGCAGTGCCGCCGGGGTGCCTTGCAGGGCCTGTTCGGCCGGTCGCCGGGTGACCTGGGCAAGATCAGGGTCATAAGTCCACAGGTTGACCCCGTCGGCGACGATGGTCTGGGCGTAAGGTTCAGTGTAGTCCCAGCGAAAGCGTCCCGGCCGCTGCAGTACAAAACGGCCGGCACTTTCGGCGAGCAAAACGCCGTCAACGTCACGCTGCACCTGGACGAAATCGGCCTGCAGGCCTTCGAGCGCCTGCCAGCGGGCGTCCAGTGTCGCGGCGTGGACCGGGCTCAGCAACAGCGCCAGCAAGGATAGAAAAACGATGCGCAAACACACGGGCAGGCTCCGGAACACTGGGGCCACCAGTGTCGACGGCGGCGACTGAATGCGGCCTGAGCGACGCCTCATTCACGCCCTCCCGGCACCAGAATCTCACGGTTACCGCCCGGCCCGCTGGGGCCGACGACGCCGGCGGATTCCATCTGCTCGACGATGCGCGCGGCCCGGTTGTAGCCAATCTTGAGCCGCCGCTGCACCCACGAGACGCTGGCCTTGCGGGTTTCGATCACCACCGCCACGGCGGCGTCGTACATCGGGTCGGCCTCGGCATCCGCATCGCCGCCTTCGGCCGGGCCGGCAGGTTCCTCGGCACAGATGTCCTCGATGTACTGCGGCTCAGCCACCTGCTTGAGATAGGCCACCACCTTGTGCACTTCATGGTCGTCGACGAAGGCGCCGTGAACCCGATCCAGCCGCGAGGCCCCGATGGGGCGGAACAGGCCGTCCCCGTGGCCCAGCAGAGTATCGGCCCCCATGTCGTCGAGGATGGTGCGGGAGTCGACCCGCGAGGCCACCTGAAAGGCCAGACGAGAGGGGATGTTGGCCTTGATCAGGCCGGTAATGACGTCAACGCTGGGTCGCTGCGTGGCCACAATCAGGTGGACCCCGGCCGCACGCGCCTTTTGCGCGAGGCGGGCGATCAGTTCCTCCACCTTCTTGCCGACCACCATCATCATGTCGGCCAACTCGTCGATGACGATGACGATATGCGGCATGGTTTCCAGCGGCGCACCCGCCTGCGCCTCGCCCTCGTCGAACAGGTCTCCGGGCGGTGCCTTGCGAATCGGGTCCTCGATCGGCTCGCCGGCCGCTGCGGCTTCCTCCACCTTGCGGTTGAGACCGGCCAGGTTGCGCACGCCGAGCGCCGACATCAGGCGGTAGCGACGCTCCATCTCGGCGACACACCAACGCAAGGCATTGGCCGCGTCCTTCATGTCGGTGACCACCGGCGTCAGCAGGTGGGGGATGCCGTCATAGACCGAAAGCTCGAGCATCTTCGGGTCGATGAAGATGAAACGCAGTTCCTGATGCCGCGCCCGGTACAGCAGCGACAGGATCATGGTGTTGATCGCCACTGATTTCCCGGAGCCGGTGGTGCCGGCCACCAGCAGGTGCGGCATTTTGCCGAGGTCGAAAACCAGCGGACGCCCGGCGATGTCCTTACCCATGGCGATGGTCAGACCGGAGCTGGCGTTGCGATAGGCCGCCGAATCGAGAATCTCCCGAAGGAACACCATTTCTCGCTTCTGGTTGGGAATCTCCAGCCCGATCACCGACTTGCCTTCGACCACTTCCAGCACCCGAACACTGGCCACGGACAGCGAGCGCGCGAGATCGCGTGACAGGTTGGTGATCTGCGAGCCCTTGACGCCGGCGGCCGGCTGCAGCTCGAAGCGAGTGATCACCGGGCCCGGGGTGGCATCGACCACCTCCGCCTTGATACCGAAGCTCGCCAGGTGTCGCTCGACATCGCGGGCCAGCGACTCCAGCTCCTCAGCGGTGTACCGCTGGCCGGTGAAGCGCGGCGCATCGAGCAGGGTCAGTGGTGGCAGCGGATCGCCATCGAAAACCGGCACCTCGGCCGTGTTGTCGACCTTGCGGCGGCGACTGGCTGGACGGGCGGCCGGCGATGCCGCTGGCGCCGCCTCGGCCACCCA is from Flagellatimonas centrodinii and encodes:
- the purL gene encoding phosphoribosylformylglycinamidine synthase, which produces MPVQLISGLPPLSAFRLERLAAALGLRSSDIDVCECFLVEGEADSGRLRELLGPGVDALPQGDLTLYVVPRVGTVSPWSSKATDIARVAGLDGIRRIERGRVVALRGCTALTPVQRAALHDPMMESVLEDPAALSQLFAVQPSRPLRVVDVLGGGRAALAAANTDWGLALSDDEIDYLAAHARTSGRNPTDAELMMFAQVNSEHCRHKIFNAEFTVDGERQPHSLFQMIRMTHAAAPEGVLSAYKDNAAVVAGPTAMRWFPDADGVWRGHDEPVHMLMKVETHNHPTGISPDPGAATGSGGEIRDEAATGRGGKPKAGLVGFTTANLRIPGFSQPWEADLSTPSRMAPALDIMLEAPIGAAAYNNEFGRPCLNGYFRTVELVTADGRNRGYHKPIMIAGGFGSVRDGHVDKLPVVDGALLLVLGGPAMLIGLGGGAASSMATGSSSEALDFASVQRANPELERRCQEVIDACWRLGADNPILSIHDVGAGGISNALPELVDADGRGGHFQLRDVQSADPALSPMEIWCNESQERYVLAIRPEGLAVIEAACTRERCPMAVVGRATVEPQLRVEDARDGSFPVDMPMPVLLGKPPRLQRNTRRQPPLTRPLPRITLEEAARRVLRLPAVAAKHFLITIGDRTVGGLSVRDQMVGPWQVPVADCAVTATGFTATTGEAMAMGERPLLAALDAAASARMAVGEALTNLAAASIAKLGDVRLSANWMAACGNDDEDARLFDAVRAIGEQLCPSLGIAIPVGKDSLSMKALWASPDGVEQKQTAPVSAIISAFAPVADVRRSLTPQLQPEADSVLLLVDLGNGRNRLGGSALAQVYGELGEIAPDLDQPMQLRAAWDLLQRWNADGQVLAYHDRSDGGLFVTLCEMAFAGRCGLYIDLPQGDLLGQLFAEELGMVVQLRAADADRFASEGLAAGLTIQRLGSVQADGPLRFCMNGAQHFTASRAELEQIWAETSYRMAALRDDPDCAREAYEALADDADPGLTVSLPLALAPVPVLRGRPKVAILREQGVNSHAEMAWAFDRAGFDSIDVHMSDVLGGRVALMDFAGLVACGGFSYGDVLGAGQGWAKSILFNPQARAAFAEFLASPDRFALGICNGCQMFAALKSLVPGAEHWPTFRRNRSEQFEARWTMVEVPPSRSLFFDGLAGARLPIAVAHGEGRAVFTETDDRAACEAGGQVALRFIDRHGATALRYPDNPNGSPEGITGLCNSDGRVTVLMPHPERTVAGVTGSWWPSAHRGGDTTPWLQLFANARRWVG
- a CDS encoding MBL fold metallo-hydrolase yields the protein MRFASLGSGSKGNGTVVEAGGTRVLIDCGFTLKDTEQRLARLGLEGGQLDAILVTHEHGDHLGGVGRLARRYRTPVYLTHGTARVWHDDAVPDIRRFDPDHGFTIGALDIEPFAVPHDAAQPCQYRIGHGSRWLGVISDLGHVTPHVVARLDGCDALLLECNHDPQMLADGPYPYRLKQRVGGDFGHLSNRQSAALLQRLDRRRLQHLILTHLSEVNNTPALARAAIIDVLEDDPAWCRCADQGAGLAWCDLVA
- a CDS encoding DUF1820 family protein; translated protein: MSTPARLYRVSFRNHDQIFEIYAREVSHGNLLGFVEIGKLVFGERSTVVVDPGEEKLKAQFDGVERFYLPVHSVIRIDEVSRQGPARVTDAGDSGKIMPFPLYPSGPRG
- a CDS encoding pirin family protein yields the protein MSKVIKPQTRDIGFPVRRILPSAQQWMVGPFIFLDHMGPALFPQGTTEGDVRPHPHIGLATVTYLFSGAFMHRDSMGVVQRIDPGAVNVMVAGSGVVHSERIPDDIRDRQQAVEGIQMWMALPVETEEAEPAFMHYPAAELPVDRFEGGELHLLIGALGARHSPVDTGTETLFAVLTLAPGASWRMPAGVGDRALYLASGSLAVDSEPLPQHHLMVVDATRDLLLTSSEGARVVIVGGQPYPETRHIVWNFVSTRPERIEQAKADWKAQRFAAVPGETEFIPLPA
- the serS gene encoding serine--tRNA ligase, with translation MLDPKRLRAEPQRIAEQLGRRGFDFDAAAFETLEARRKQLQLETEALQAERNRRSKEIGIQKAQGGDVSAVLADMERLKHQLGDNAAALDAVNAEFETLALGLPNLPQDGVPDGRNEDDNVELRRWGAPTVGAATEDHADIGERLGLMDFAAAAKLTGARFTVMRGQLARLHRKLTQFMLDVHTREHGYEELYVPYIVNAASLRGTGQLPKFKEDLFRLEGDDDWYLIPTAEVPVTNLLRDVILDSAEVPRRWVCHTPCFRSEAGSAGRDTRGMIRQHQFEKVELVQAVRPEDSAAALEALTGHAEAILQKLGLPYRVMALCAGDMGFAAARTYDIEVWLPSQQRYREISSCSNFEDFQARRMLARYRPDNGKPALLHTLNGSGLAVGRTLVALLENHGGDLDAIEALLSS
- the crcB gene encoding fluoride efflux transporter CrcB; amino-acid sequence: MNLWFAVALGGAAGASLRFAVALAMRGVGGALPWWTLTVNVLGSFAIGLIAQLAVARGWPEPLRIGLMTGLLGGFTTFSAFSLETLALLREQPAAAFANVALHLLLCLAACAFGLSLGGRGGSV
- a CDS encoding replication-associated recombination protein A — its product is MRPRTLDEVTGQDHLLAPGAPLAALIASGHLPSLVFWGPPGVGKTTLARLLSTVTDARFLTLSAVLAGVKDIRAAVEQAQAILPQRTVLFIDEIHRFNKSQQDALLPFVESGALTLIGATTENPSFELNSALLSRLRVMVLKALDVEVLEGLVRRALVDAERGLGQSPGALPDTVLRQIAEAADGDGRRALILLETVVAGQSAGVALDEDGLQRLIGRGLRRFDKQGEQFYDQISALHKSVRGSDPDAALYWLARMLDGGCDPGYLIRRVTRMASEDIGLADPRALPLCIAAWEAYDRQGSPEGELAIAEVVVYLACAPKSNAAYTAYKAARQAVQNGGTADVPMHLRNAPTRLMKDLGYGQGYQYDPDSEGGHAQTQTYWPDGMAPQTFYQPVSRGLEIRIAEKLAQLRARRAGR
- the lolA gene encoding outer membrane lipoprotein chaperone LolA, with the protein product MCLRIVFLSLLALLLSPVHAATLDARWQALEGLQADFVQVQRDVDGVLLAESAGRFVLQRPGRFRWDYTEPYAQTIVADGVNLWTYDPDLAQVTRRPAEQALQGTPAALLADRQALTTTFEIAPLPSEGGQDGWRLTPKTDDGEFSRIDLWMQAQTPVRMVFADALGGITEIRFEQVTLNPALTGKAFRFDVPAGVDVVDIQ
- a CDS encoding DNA translocase FtsK → MTALQAWFHKTFWRRGAATQAVDTRRGPGWLERLPREAAMLACAALAVFLLMTLLSFSPDDPGWSSSGTGRAVVNLAGPLGAWLADVLLSMLGITAYLLPWAVLWLGIRILRGDPPAAPVALPVPVRLVSALVAAAGISGLCALHVGLPASWAPQGSGGITGQALSGALAGGLGGVGATLVLLTMAVVAAPLAMTFSWLLLLERIGGWLLDPPWRQPAEDRNEAVDAVVGDDTAAPSPAPRLLARAARKVTRKEPKLAESPEQQLDWVAEAAPAASPAARPASRRRKVDNTAEVPVFDGDPLPPLTLLDAPRFTGQRYTAEELESLARDVERHLASFGIKAEVVDATPGPVITRFELQPAAGVKGSQITNLSRDLARSLSVASVRVLEVVEGKSVIGLEIPNQKREMVFLREILDSAAYRNASSGLTIAMGKDIAGRPLVFDLGKMPHLLVAGTTGSGKSVAINTMILSLLYRARHQELRFIFIDPKMLELSVYDGIPHLLTPVVTDMKDAANALRWCVAEMERRYRLMSALGVRNLAGLNRKVEEAAAAGEPIEDPIRKAPPGDLFDEGEAQAGAPLETMPHIVIVIDELADMMMVVGKKVEELIARLAQKARAAGVHLIVATQRPSVDVITGLIKANIPSRLAFQVASRVDSRTILDDMGADTLLGHGDGLFRPIGASRLDRVHGAFVDDHEVHKVVAYLKQVAEPQYIEDICAEEPAGPAEGGDADAEADPMYDAAVAVVIETRKASVSWVQRRLKIGYNRAARIVEQMESAGVVGPSGPGGNREILVPGGRE